One window of Chryseobacterium sp. JJR-5R genomic DNA carries:
- a CDS encoding biliverdin-producing heme oxygenase codes for MMVSEYLKQHTAEYHDAAENLFNSGKIFNKTFTLEDYKKIIGTNYLMLLNSEAEIFRSLSGNFSEKLQLGSRRKLPLIEKDLAGLAIKPRSASEELEFSSEYEALGAMYVIEGSTLGGNVIAKQLSRTEGFDQVTFNFFGCYRENTGPMWKNFKEVLDGEVTEEKYDEVLSGARKLYTFLLNVN; via the coding sequence ATGATGGTATCTGAATATCTAAAACAACATACGGCAGAATATCATGATGCTGCTGAAAATCTTTTTAACTCCGGGAAAATTTTTAATAAGACCTTTACGCTGGAAGATTATAAAAAAATTATCGGCACCAATTACCTGATGCTCCTTAATTCCGAAGCTGAAATTTTCCGGAGCCTTTCCGGTAATTTTTCTGAAAAACTTCAGCTGGGCAGCAGGAGAAAGCTTCCCCTGATTGAAAAAGACCTGGCCGGCCTGGCCATAAAACCGCGTTCAGCCTCTGAAGAACTGGAATTTTCCAGTGAATATGAAGCGCTGGGAGCCATGTATGTGATTGAAGGCTCAACTTTGGGAGGAAACGTGATTGCCAAACAGCTTTCCAGAACCGAAGGCTTCGATCAGGTAACCTTTAACTTTTTCGGCTGTTACCGGGAAAATACAGGCCCGATGTGGAAAAACTTCAAAGAAGTACTGGACGGGGAAGTAACCGAAGAAAAGTATGATGAGGTTCTGTCAGGGGCCAGAAAATTATATACCTTCCTCTTGAACGTTAATTAA
- a CDS encoding ATP-binding protein, with product MNFVECHEEPIHIPGYIQSFGYLIGIDAESHSITFFSKNIKDIFPVENPEQLFDRKLTDFPDVFGSIIESDIYTSLPDFTKRDNETFFDKIFTDGKEYHLSAFRSKGNIFLEFEKVSLNPNKRITNKYDNFYIIDDEQEIWNQLLNTLSRIVNYDRMMVYKFMMDGSGKVVAEKTNDNLESYLGLHYPESDIPVQARELYMKKRKRIFSNVHAETVPILSKKPGEIDLTYAASRGMSPIHGQYIKNSGASSSFSVSIIIDDHLWGLVTCQNSEPKHIDLEDRVQAGIFTALASNAYSSFKSKNELNYRLELNEKTSRLKSEFLKHNSLFNSLIENKDEIKNILEADGLAILAEDKIITEGSAPDVDTIQAIVQWAHENTDDNIYLSRSFLKDHGKELGLDEKSAGVVIYFMERSKNNVLVWFRKEFDEHINWAGNPEKKVDVVFRDGEEKKVVSPRTSFQLFTENIKGSSRRWDSRNMVALQSVRDLILETSHKNYITIKRLNDELKKVNEELDSFSYTISHDLGTPLTVMKLNAQMLLKTVTDTSEKSRNKINSIIEEIDSMAEMMNDVLQLSRAKHSEIQLEDLETQRTIEKISENAKITFDSPQTEVIIKGCPRVLADKTMLHQAFLNIINNAIKYSSQQENPKVEIEGIEAEDQVIYRISDNGIGIPAENKHKMFKIFNRMDNAKKFKGNGVGLSIVYRIMKRIGGEVSYESSEEGTSFILTFKKPHLE from the coding sequence ATGAATTTTGTAGAGTGTCATGAAGAGCCCATCCACATTCCGGGCTACATACAAAGTTTTGGCTATCTGATTGGCATCGATGCAGAGTCTCATTCCATCACTTTTTTTAGCAAAAATATAAAGGATATTTTTCCTGTTGAAAACCCTGAACAGCTTTTCGACAGGAAATTAACTGATTTTCCGGATGTTTTTGGAAGCATCATAGAATCTGATATTTATACTTCGCTTCCTGATTTTACAAAAAGAGACAATGAAACCTTTTTCGATAAAATTTTTACTGACGGTAAAGAATACCATTTATCCGCTTTCAGGAGCAAGGGCAATATTTTCCTTGAGTTTGAAAAAGTTTCACTTAATCCCAATAAAAGGATTACCAATAAATATGATAATTTCTATATTATTGATGATGAACAGGAGATCTGGAACCAGCTTCTGAATACGCTGTCCAGAATTGTGAATTATGACCGGATGATGGTGTATAAGTTCATGATGGACGGATCCGGAAAAGTAGTGGCGGAAAAAACCAATGACAATCTGGAGAGCTATCTTGGGCTTCATTATCCCGAATCCGATATCCCGGTACAGGCACGCGAGCTTTACATGAAGAAAAGGAAAAGAATCTTCAGCAATGTACACGCTGAAACCGTTCCTATCCTGAGTAAAAAACCTGGTGAAATCGATCTTACCTATGCTGCCTCACGCGGCATGTCACCGATCCACGGGCAGTATATTAAAAATTCCGGCGCTTCATCAAGCTTCAGTGTTTCAATCATTATCGATGATCATCTTTGGGGGCTGGTTACCTGCCAGAATTCCGAACCCAAGCATATTGACCTTGAGGACAGGGTACAGGCAGGGATTTTCACGGCCCTTGCTTCCAATGCTTATTCATCTTTCAAATCTAAAAATGAACTGAATTACCGGCTGGAACTTAACGAGAAAACATCGAGGTTAAAATCGGAATTTTTAAAGCATAACAGTCTTTTCAATTCCCTGATTGAAAATAAGGACGAGATTAAAAATATCCTGGAAGCGGACGGTCTGGCCATTTTAGCAGAGGATAAAATCATTACCGAAGGAAGTGCGCCTGACGTAGATACCATACAAGCCATTGTTCAGTGGGCACATGAAAATACGGATGACAATATTTACCTGAGCAGGAGTTTTCTGAAGGATCACGGTAAAGAACTGGGGCTGGATGAAAAGTCGGCAGGGGTCGTTATCTATTTTATGGAAAGAAGCAAGAACAATGTTCTGGTCTGGTTCCGTAAAGAATTTGATGAGCATATCAACTGGGCAGGAAATCCGGAGAAAAAAGTGGATGTGGTTTTCCGGGACGGGGAAGAAAAGAAAGTAGTTTCCCCGAGAACTTCCTTCCAGCTTTTTACCGAGAATATTAAGGGAAGTTCAAGAAGATGGGATTCCAGGAATATGGTTGCCCTGCAATCCGTACGCGACCTGATTTTGGAGACCTCACACAAAAATTATATCACAATCAAAAGGCTTAATGATGAGCTTAAAAAAGTAAATGAGGAGCTGGACAGCTTTTCCTACACCATTTCCCATGATCTCGGGACGCCTCTAACGGTGATGAAGCTCAATGCCCAGATGCTTCTGAAAACGGTTACCGATACCTCTGAGAAAAGCCGGAACAAGATCAATTCCATTATTGAAGAAATTGACAGTATGGCTGAAATGATGAATGATGTCTTACAGCTGAGCCGTGCAAAACACAGCGAAATCCAGCTGGAAGACCTTGAAACACAGCGTACCATCGAGAAGATTTCCGAGAATGCAAAGATCACGTTTGACAGTCCGCAGACTGAAGTTATTATTAAAGGCTGCCCGCGGGTACTTGCTGATAAGACTATGCTGCATCAGGCGTTCTTAAATATCATCAATAACGCCATTAAATATTCTTCCCAACAGGAAAACCCTAAAGTAGAAATTGAAGGGATTGAAGCGGAAGATCAGGTTATCTACAGAATTTCAGATAACGGGATCGGGATTCCGGCAGAAAATAAACACAAGATGTTTAAGATCTTCAACAGGATGGACAATGCCAAAAAGTTCAAAGGGAACGGCGTGGGGCTGTCTATCGTGTACCGGATCATGAAAAGAATCGGCGGGGAGGTAAGCTATGAAAGCAGCGAGGAAGGTACATCTTTTATTCTAACATTCAAAAAGCCTCACCTTGAGTAA
- a CDS encoding malate dehydrogenase, translating to MKVTVVGAGAVGASCAEYIAMKNFCSEVVLVDIKEGFAEGKAMDLMQTASLNGFDTKITGTTGDYSKTAGSHVAVITSGIPRKPGMTREELIGINAGIVKEVTENLVKNSPEVIIIVVSNPMDTMAYLVHKTSGLPKHKIIGMGGALDSARFKYRLAEALEAPISDVDGMVIAAHSDTGMLPLLSKATRNGVPVTEFLDDEKQKYVIEETKVGGATLTKLLGTSAWYAPGAAVSVMVQAIACDQKKMIPCSLMLEGEYGQNDICLGVPAIIGKNGVEQIVNVTLTADEQLKFAEAAHAVREVNSDLKF from the coding sequence ATGAAAGTAACTGTAGTAGGTGCAGGCGCTGTAGGCGCAAGCTGTGCAGAATACATCGCTATGAAAAACTTCTGTTCAGAAGTGGTTTTGGTAGACATTAAAGAAGGTTTTGCAGAAGGGAAAGCCATGGATCTGATGCAGACGGCATCTTTGAACGGTTTCGATACGAAAATTACCGGGACAACAGGAGACTACAGCAAAACTGCAGGCTCACATGTAGCCGTGATCACATCAGGAATCCCGAGAAAACCGGGAATGACCAGAGAAGAGCTGATCGGGATCAACGCCGGTATTGTAAAGGAAGTAACTGAAAACTTAGTGAAAAATTCTCCGGAAGTAATCATCATTGTGGTTTCTAACCCGATGGATACCATGGCTTACCTGGTACATAAGACTTCAGGTCTTCCTAAGCACAAAATCATCGGAATGGGAGGCGCTTTAGACTCTGCAAGATTCAAGTACAGGTTAGCTGAAGCCCTGGAAGCGCCAATTTCTGACGTTGACGGGATGGTCATTGCTGCCCACAGTGATACCGGAATGCTTCCTTTACTAAGCAAAGCAACAAGAAACGGTGTTCCTGTAACAGAATTCCTGGATGATGAAAAGCAGAAATATGTTATCGAGGAAACAAAAGTAGGCGGGGCAACGCTTACCAAACTGTTGGGAACTTCAGCCTGGTACGCGCCGGGTGCAGCGGTTTCTGTAATGGTTCAGGCCATCGCTTGCGACCAGAAGAAAATGATTCCTTGTTCTTTGATGCTGGAAGGCGAATACGGTCAAAATGATATCTGCCTGGGTGTTCCTGCCATCATCGGGAAAAACGGAGTGGAGCAGATTGTAAATGTTACCCTTACGGCTGACGAACAGCTGAAATTCGCTGAAGCAGCCCATGCTGTAAGAGAAGTAAACAGCGATCTTAAGTTTTAA